Part of the Streptococcaceae bacterium ESL0687 genome is shown below.
TAGAAACAACTATTTCCTTTGATGAAAATCTAAGTGACTTCTCCCTAAGATTTTATAAAAATCTTGAAACAGACGAATCTTACGAATTCCGTTTTAATCTTGATGAAAGTTACTTAAGTTTTGATAAAAATCCTTGTTACCCGTGGTTCCAATATATGGATAAAGGTTTACGAAGACCACTTGATCTCAAGGCAGGTAATTCTTATACTATCAAGGTCATTGTAGACGATAATATCATGACACTTTATATTGACGGAGTTGCTTTAAATGTGCGTGTCTACAATCAATTTGGGTCAGCAATTAGCCTGACTGCAACTAATGGTTGTCTGCTAGCAAGGGATATAAACTTTTCAAATAGGATTGTTAAGTAGGTTGGTAAAAACTTAAATTGACAAAGAGAAGGAGTAGAAGTTGGACTATAAAAAGATTGCTGAAAAGGTACTAGCTGAGGTTGGTGGTAAATCAAATATTACGAGTGTCACCCACTGTGTAACACGTTTACGATTAATATTAAAGGATAATGATAAGGTTGATTATGATGCCCTTGAATCCATCGAAGGGGTTAAGGGGGTAATTTTTAATAGTGGCCAGGTTCAAATAATTTTTGGAGCAGGTGCTGTTAATCAAGCCTATGATGAATTTGTTAAGCTGACAGGTGTAAAGGAAGTCTCACTTTCGCAGATGAAGGACGAGGGAGTAAGTAACTCAGGAAATAAACTCCAACAAGGATTTAAGATTTTCTCTGACATTTTTATTCCTATTATCCCGGCCTTCATAGGAGCAGCGATGATTTTAGGGCTTCGTTCCCTAATTACTACTCCTGGAATCTTTGGCATGGAGGGAACCTTAGCTGATAAGAGTGTCTTCCTAAATGATTTGGCCAGTTTCTTTGGAATCATTGCAACAACATTTGACTACTTGCCTGTTCTTATCATGTATTCAGCTACCAAGCGTTTTGGAGGAAATCCTATTCTGGGTCTTCTGGTCGGATTTGTAATGATTCATCCGGGACTTGCCAATAGAAATGATTTGGCAAGTGGGGCTTTAACTCCTGATTCATGGCACCTCTTTGGTCTAAGTGTTCCAATGGTTGGTTTCCAAGGCGGAGTTTTCCCAGCTATTTTAACCTCTTGGTTCTTGGCTAAGGTTGAAAAATTGACCAGTAAGTATTCGCCGCAGGCCCTGTCTTACATCTTGGTCCCAACCCTAACCATTATTCTAGCCAATTTGGCCCTCTTCTTGGTCTTTGGTCCTCTGGGTAACTTTGTTGGAGCAGTTCTTGGTGGAATTATTGACTTCCTCTACATGAAAATGGGAGTCTTTGGAGCCTTTGTCTTTGCTGCAGCCTTGCAGCCACTGACAGTTACAGGAACCCAACATGCCATTCAAGGTATTGAAGCAAATCTAATTGCCACAACTGGTTTTAACTATATTCAGCCCATTTGGTCAGTATCAATCATTGCCCAAGGTGGGGGATGTATTGGAATGTATCTCCTATTTAAGAAGAAATCTAAAGATCGTGAGATTGCCCTATCGAGTTTTGTACCAACCCTTGTTGGGATTACAGAGCCTGCAATCTTTGCTGTAAATCTTAAATATTCAATTGTACCCTTTGTCTGCTCATTCATCGGAGCAGGATTTGGGGGTGTTGTTATGAAGATATTTGATGTGAAAGCAATTGGCCAAGGCCTGACAGTTCTTCCAGGACTTACAATCGCAAATCCAGTTCTCCCTTATATTTTAGGAAACCTGGTTGCCTTTACTTTACCAATTATATTTATCCTGTCATATGACAAGTACAAACAGTTTATCCCTGAAGGAAAACATAAAAAATCTAAAAACAAGAATACAAAAAATTCCCTCCAAGCAAATAAAGCTAGGAAAGCAGTAGTTTGATTGTGGGTGGATAGAAAAGGAATTAAAAATGAGAAAAATTTTAATAGCAAGTCACGGAAAGCTAGCCAGCGGTTTATTAAGTAGTATCGAGCTCTTAGCTGGTATAAAGGATGGAATAGTAGCTATCGATGCTTATGTTGACGACAATGATTTTGAAAAAGAATTGAATCAATTTATTGATTCAGTTTCAAATGAAGATGAAATCTTTATTTTTACTGATTTATTTGGTGGTAGTGTTAATCAAAAGATTACCAAAAGGTGCCTTGAGGAAGGTCTAGCTGCAAATATTATTTCAGGAATGAATTTACCAGTTATTTTGGAGGTTCTACTTGCAGGAGAAGATCTAACCAAAGAAGGCCTTAATGAAATAGTCCAAAGAAGTCAGCAGGAGTTGACAGTTAATATCCTAGAGGATCTTAATTTAGTAGCTGAAGAAGACGAAGAAGAAGTATTTTTTTAAAAGGAGATAATTATGATTAAAGCAGTAAGAATTGATGAACGTTTAATACATGGGCAAGTAGCTATGACTTGGACTAAAAGCTTAAAATTAACAGGTCTTGTTGTAGCAAGTGATGAGGCAGCAAACAATGATATTCAAAAGATGACCTTAAAAATGTCAGCGCCTTCAGACGTAAAAGTAATTATTAAAAATGTTGATGATGCAATTAAACTACTAGAAGATCCAAGGGCAAGTCAGATGAACCTTATGGTTTTAGTTCCGACCGTTAAAGATGCAGTTAAGGTCGCAAAAGCTTTCCCAACAGAAGTTGAACTTATGAATGTTGGAAATGCTGGAAAGATGTCAGGGCCAAGTGAAGAAAAAGTAACTTTAACAAAAGAAGTAATGCTTACCCAGCCAGAACTTGATAGCTTAAAGGAATTGGTCGAAATATATCCAGAAACAGTTTTCCAACCGACACCTGCAATGGAAAAACATTCAGCAAAAGCAATTTTAAGCAGTCATTAAAATATTTATTTTAAGTAAAAGGAGAGAAGGATAATAATATGTATGATGCATTTGTAGTGGCCCTAGCTGTATTTGTTGGGGTTGCAGGACATGAGATGTTTGGGATGTCCATGTTAAGCCGCCCGATAGTAGTGGCGCCTCTTGCAGGGCTTTTAATGGGAGACATCCAGACGGGATTAATCATCGGGGCATCCCTTGAAGCCATATTTATGGGAGTTGTAAATATTGGTATTTCAAGTACAGCTGAACCTGCTTTAGCAGCAGGTCTAGCAACAGCTTTTGCCATTAAAATGGGAGGTAATGTTGATGCGGTAATTCCAATCGTATTCCCGCTTGCCGTGTTAGGTTTACAATTACTTAATATGATTTTTTCATTCGTCTGTGGACCGATGGCAACAAACTTCCTTAAACTGGCAAAAGAGGGTGATGAAAAAGGAATAGTAAAACTACACTATGTAATTTGGTTTGTTCACTACGGCCTATACGCACTTATTCCATTCTTTGCAGTTTTATTTGGTGCAAATGTAGTGATGACTGTTCTAGATAGTATTCCACCAGTTATTATGAATGGACTTACTGTTGCTGGTAACCTCCTTCCTGCTGTGGGTATGGCTATGTTGCTTCGCATGCTTTGGAGTAAAAATCTGGCAGTTTGGTTCTTCTTTGGTGCAGTTGTAATGGCCTACTTTGAATTACCACTTATTGCCATTGCTGCAATTGGAACAATCATTGCAATTGTGATGGCTCAAAGAGACTTACAACTGAAAGGTATGCAGGCTAGCCCTGCTCAACAGGGACAAGCTACAACTGTTAGCGGTAATCAAGAAGAGGAGGATTTCTTTCAATGAAATTAACTGAAGGTATTTCTAAGGATGAAAAAAAATTAGTTAGAAAAATGTTTTGGCGTTCTATGACCATGTACGCATCTGTTAATCCCGTAACCATGGGAGGAGGAGGATTTTCCTACTCAATGATGCCATTCATCAATCATTTTTATAAGAATGAAGAAGACCGTGTGGCTGCTCTTGAACGTCATACTCAGTATTTTTCAACAACAGTTCCCTGTGCTTCGTTCATTATGGGGATAGCTGCTTCAATGGAAAAGGAAAATTCTGAAAAAGAAGGATTTGATGTTGAAAGTATTAATGCCATTAAAACCAGTTTAATGGGACCACTTGCAGGTATTGGTGACTCTCTCTTTTGGGGGGTATGGCGAGTGGTTAGTGCAGGTCTAGCGATAAACCTTGCAAATGCAGGAAATGTCCTAGCTCCTATTATTTTCTTGATCATGTTTAACGTTCCCAACTACCTTACAAGATATTACGGTGGAATATTGGGTTACTCTCTTGGATCAAAATATATCGAAAAATTATATGCTAATGGTTTGATTGAAATTCTAACAAAGGCCGCAAGTATTTTAGGTCTAATCATGGTGGGAGCCATGACAATTAGTATGGTCAAATTCAATACAACTCTAAGTTTTTCTATGAAAGGTGAAGAGCTTATGAGCGTTCAGGAGATTTTGGACAGCATTTTTAAAGGAATTATCCCACTATTAGTTACTCTAGGATGTTTCAAACTACTAGATAAAAAAGTTGGAATCATAAAAATTATCTTTGGTATAGTTGCTCTAGGGATCATCCTTTCATTGCTTAAAATTGCTTAAGAACTAAGGAAGGAAATACTGTTATCAAATCAATTATTAATCTAAAAAAACATCCTTTTTTCAATATTGAAGTTAATGAATTAGGGCAGGTTACTAGCGATAATAAATTTAGTTACTACACAGATTTAGGTTCGACTGAAGGATTGAGTTTTGATGTTAGTAATCAAAAGACCTTAGCTAACTTTGATGCCTATGGTAGCCTTAAAATGCTTACCTTTTATAGGGAGAACCTTTTAACAGAAGAGAAACCTGGAGTTTGGGTCAATAAACAATTGTCCCAAACTTCAAATATTTCTTTAACTCTTGAAGTAGACGGAGTTATTTATGATCTATCTAAACCAGATCATTTAGTCACAGCAGATATTATTAAAGATAGTCTGCCTAGATTTATTCATTCCTATCCAAAATTTACGGTATATCTTGTTCCTTTTGCCCCAATTACAGAAGGCAAAAGATTAAGTATGCTGATTGAGCAGGTCTTTATAGTCAATACCAGTGGTAAGAAAATAAAGGCAATCTTAAGGGATATTCCCCTCTATCAAAAAAAATATTCTGATCAACAGAATATTTTAATATTTAATAAGGCTTCAGAAAAAGAAATCGAGCCAGGCGAGAGTGGTGAATACTCTGTGGCCTTGGTGGATCCAAATTCCTATGCACAGTCTGAGTCTTTTAAGGATGCAGACCTTAACCAGTGGCTTAATGATACCCTTGATTATTTTGACGGAATTTACGGGGATCTTAAATTAGAAGATGAAAAGCTTGCTCATCTTTATAGGAGAGCACTTTATCAAAGTTTTTCAAGCTTTGGAATGGACAGTGGTTCCAAAATGGTAGGTAGCAATTGGGGTAGTTACCCAGCTACAAATAGGATTTGGAACAAGGATATGTACTACGCATCATTGCCTTTTATCTTTTTTGATGAAAATTTATGTCAGGAAACTATTCTTTGGTTTACTAAGTTTGGAGTGAAATTTCCTGGATCAAAATTTCCAGGAGGCATAAACCACTCCCTCAGTAATTCTTTATCTAGCGCCCTTTTATCTACCCTATATTTTGAATATACGAGTGATTTAGAATTCTTTAAAAAGCATACTCATGTTTTAGAAGTTATTACAAATATTATTGATACGGTCATAAGTCAAAAAAATGAAGAAGATCCTTTCTTATTTCAGTCCACCTGGATTTCTGATGCCTTCTCTTTAGGAAAATATCATACGGGAAGCAATATTTGCTTATGGAAGGCCTGCCAAGGAGTTTCTAAAATATTACTAGCTTTAGATATGAAGGAAAAAGGAATTCATTACCAGAAGCTGGCAGATTGTTTAAAAAATTCAATTTTAGAAAATATGACAACAGATGGCCCCTTTGGTAGGCAATTCCTCGAGGGTATAGGCGATATTGAAAAGGATAAATATAGTATCAAACACTATCAAAAGCCAATTTTAGAGCAGGGTTTAATCTTTTTAAGTGATGTCATAGAAGACGGGCAGATAAATTTATTAATGCATGATGGAGAAGAGTCAGATACTACCCTGATTCCCTTCTACCAATTTTTATCCCAGGAGGATTCTATTTACAAGCAGACCTTAGAATTTACTGCTAGTAAATTTAACCCTACTTATAGTGAAGACATAGAAGGTATAACATGGGGGTTAGAATCAGGTGCAACCTTCCCTGGATTTACTACAGTGCTAATGAGTTCTCTTTTAGAAAAAGATAAATTTTCTAGGAGATTGCAGGAACTTTTTAACCTGGCAGACTTAGATGGATCTTGGTGGTGGTGGCCATATAAACTTGAGGCATCTAAGGGAGATGTGGTTAGAGATTTTGGCTGCGGGAAATGTGCCTGGGCATCGGGAATTTTTGTAAGTACTATGTTAACCCAATATTTTGGTCTTAGCTTTGAGCAAGGGGCCTTAAAAATTAATCCAGTTGACTACTTGGAATTTACTTGGAAGAATCTTCATATAGGGAAAGCCTATGTATCAATTGAATGTAGTAGGGACTACATTGAAGTACTTAATTTATCAGAAACACCACTTGAGATTTATTCAGATAGCACTGTTTTAAACTTTAAAAAAGATAATAGTATAAAAATTAGAAGGAAAAACTAATGAGCATATTAAATGAAATAACAAAATTTAAAAAAATTCAAAGTCGAGCAATAACACCTGAAAACCCAACAGGTGAGAAGGGGAAAGCTGCCATGCTTCCTAGTTCTCTAGGACCGAGCAGAAAGGGACGAGGAGCCATTCCTTTGAAGTCTGGTGAGGAAACAATTATCGCTGATATTACTGGTCCAGGAATTATCAAGCATATGTGGATGACTATCAGGGACAAGACAGAATTTGGAAGCTTTGTTTTACGGGATTTGATTTTAAGAATTTACTGGGACGGATCAGCTGAACCTGCAGTTGAAAGTCCTTTGGGCGATTTTTTCTGTAATGGTTTTGGGGAGAGGTGTGATATTAACTCACTGCCAATTGTTGTAAATCCTACAGGTGGTTTTAATTCATATTTTGAAATGCCATTTAATAAATCAGCAAAAGTTACTATTGAAAACCTTCATCCAAAAGATATGACCTCATTCTTTTATACAATTAATTATGCCTTGGTTGAAGAACTGGAAGACAATACCATGTATTTCCATGCTAATTGGAAGCGCGAGAGAATAACTGAATTGCAAAAGGATTATAAGTTAATTGATAATTTGCAAGGGCAAGGATACTATGTCGGAACTTATTTGGCCCTAACTTGTTTGGAAAGATACTGGTGGGGCGAGGGTGAATTTAAATTCTACATTGATGGTGATGACGATTACCCTACAGTAACATCTACTGGTTCAGAAGACTACTTTGGGGGTGCTTGGGCCTTTCATGAGTATGACGAACAGGGTAGACCGCATGCTAAAAATTACTGTACTCCGTTTTTAGGATACCCGTTCCAATCAAATAGAGATGCGACCCGTGATCGTTTTGAAACAGGTAAATTAAATGCAGTTCATGCTTTTGGTGATGATGCCCTACCTATGCACGGGCTCTACCGCTGGCACCTTCAAGATCCTATTTGTTTTAGTAAGGATTTGACAGTTACCCTCCAACAAATTGGTAATGATGATGTAAGATTATTTGAGCGTCAAGATGATGTTTCAAGCGTTGCCTACTGGTACTCAACTGAAGCATCTGGTGAAGGTAAAAGAGAGTTTAGTGAGCGTGACCGTCTCCCTCGTTAAAAATATCCATCAAAAGCTTGTGAAATAAGCAAATGGGCGACTTTTATTTTGACACTTACATGTAATTAGTTTATTCTTTAAACATCAGATTATTGAATGTCTGAAAAAATATTAAAGGAGTTATGCTATGTTTAAAAGCGAAAAAATTGGGCTTATCATTGCAGGTATTGTCTTTCTAATTTTAGGGTTCTTGACTCTTGGACATCCTGAGCATACATTTGTTGCAATTATTTTTATGGTTGGTATCTTAAACGTTATCAATGCTTTAGTGTCAATCTATATTGCCTATAATACAGGTTCAAAAGAGATTCGTGGTAGAGAAATCCTAAATGCCTTCCTAAGTGGAATCGTTGGATTAATCTTCCTATTTTCAAAGGAAACAGGAGCTGATACAATTGCTCTAATGTTTGCCTTCTGGATTATCTTTATCTCTATTTCAAACATGACCATTGCCTTCTCAGGACTTGGAATTGGTGGATTCACTCGTATTCTTTATGTCCTAATCGGTGTATTTGGTCTTTATGCAGGTATTGGTCTCTTGCTTAACTGGGGAGTTTCAGCAGCATCATTCATCTGGTTTGTTGGATTCTTCCTTATTGCTCAAGGGGTTGCCTCAATCGTCAGCGGTTTCTTAATCCCAAGTGATGACTAGATTACCTATAGTATTAAAGATATGTGGCTTAGCTACATATCTTTTTTTGTTTTTAAAATTTAGGAAAGTTTGGGATATGACTTTTAAAGAGATTCTCCTCTTTTTTTGCTATAATAGAAGGATGACTAGATATAAGACAATAATTTCCTATGATGGAACAAATTTTTCAGGTTTTCAGCTTCAAACCAAGCAGGAGGTTAGAAGCATCCAGGGAGAGCTTGAAAAAGTATTAAAAAAAATAAATTCAGGACAAGAAGTTACTGTTTATGGTAGTGGCCGTACTGATGCTGGAGTCCATGCCATAGCTCAGGTTGTCCACTTTGATCTACCAGGAAAGCGCGATCCTGAAAAAATTCGCTTTGCTTTAGATACCCAGGGACCAGAAGATATTGCGGTACTTTCAGTTGAAGAGGTCGATGAGGACTTTCATGCTAGATACAACAAGCATGAAAAAACCTATGAGTACCTTGTAGATACAGCAAAATCAAGAAATCCCTTTAAGAGAAATTTTATGGCTCATTTCCGCTATCCACTTGACCTTGAGCGGATGCAGGAGGCTGCCTCATATCTTTTGGGTCAACACGATTTTACAGGTTTTACGGCCAGTGGGACCAGTGTGGAAGATAAGGTTAGAACCATTACCCAAGCAGAGGTTTCAAGGGTTGATGCGGAGACCATTAAGTTTACTTTTTCAGCCAACGGTTTTTTATATAAACAGATAAGAAATATGGTAGGAACTCTTCTTAAGATAGGTAATAACCGGATGGATATAGGTCAGGTTGAAAAAATACTGCAATCAAAGGACCGTAATTTAGCGGGACCAACCGCCGCCCCAGAAGGTTTATATTTAAAAGAAGTTAGGTATATTGACAAAGATTAGAGGTAAAAGAGATAAGGAGATTTTATGGAAATTAAAAGGGCTTTAACCATAGCTGGAAGTGATATCTTAAGCGGGGGAGGCTTGCAAGTAGATCTTGCGACAATGAACAACTACAGTCTATTTTCCTTTCTTGTTCTTACAAGTATTGTGACTGTGGACGGTGAAAGTTTGATGATATCAGAGATTGATTCAAATTTATTTGCCAGTCAGCTAGATAGCTTAAGAGATGTTCATCTTGATGTGATAAAGGTAGGCCTCCTTCCTAGTCAAGAACTACTTGATTTAACAGCTGACTTTTTGGAGTTTAAAAAACAAGAAGGAACTAAAATTGTAGTTGATCCAGTTTTGGTTTTTAAGGAAAGTCAGGATCAGAAGGTCATAAGTCTTGCTGAACAAATGAATAAAAGGTTGCTGCCAGTGGCTGATCTTATTACCCCAAATCTTTTAGAGGCTGAAAGTTTAGCTCAAATGGAGATTAAAAATCCCTCTGATATGGTAGAGGTTGCTAAAAAGCTTTATGCCTTAGGTGCTAAAAATGTGGTTGTAAAAGGAGGGACAAGGCTACTTGAAAAAGAAGCTCTGGATCTTTTCTATGATGGAGCTGATTTTTACTTTTTAGACAAGGATATAATTAAAGCCAATAATACTGGTGCTGGTTGTGCTTTTTCAGCAAGTATCGCAGCAAATTTAGCTTTAGGTAAAAAAGCTCTAGATGCTGTAAAAGATGCTAAGGACTATGTCTATCAGGCAATAAAAAATTCAAATGAATACGGAGTATTTGGAAAACATGAAAATTAAAAAAATTACCTTTATGGCCATATATATAGCACTACTAGTGGTGATCTCAAGCTTCCTATTAATTCCACTACCTACATCAAGTGGTTTTATTACCTTGCTTGACGCTGGGATTTTCCTTGCAGCCTTAAGATTGTCCTCAAAAACCGATGTCTTTTTGATAGGTGGTCTTGCAGCCTTTTTACTAGATCTTTTGGCAGGGTATCCCCAGTGGATGATTTTCTCCCTTCTAATTCACGGTTTTCAAGGATTCATTGCTTCCTATAAACCCCATAAAATTACCTTTGTGCTAGCCTCAGCCTTCATGGTTCTTGGTTACTTCTTGGCCACCCTTTTGATTTACAACCTTCCTACAGCTTTATCAGGTATTTCAACTAATATCTTACAGAATGTAGCAGGGATTTTAGGGGCTTTAATTTTAAATAAAATAATTGATAAGGTAGGTATCAAATGGATTTAAACAAACTTGCAGATGAAACCAGATTAATAATTAAGGATGTAATTGAAAAGTCAGCCATTAAAGAAGGTCAGCTTTTTGTCCTCGGTCTTTCTTCAAGTGAGGTCAAAGGAGCTCATATTGGAAAGGACTCAAGTAAGGAAATAGGTCAGGTTATTGTTTCAGTAATCTACGAGGAACTTAGTTCAAGAGGTATATTCTTAGGGGTTCAGGCCTGTGAACATTTAAACCGGGCCATTCTTTTGGAGGAAGAAGTAGCTCTTAAAAACAACTTTGAGATTGTTTCAGTGCTCCCAAGTCTTCATGCCGGGGGAAGTGGTCAGGTTGCGGCTTATGAACTATTTAAGAATCCTGTAGAAGTAGAATATGTTCAGGCCTTTGCAGGTCTTGATATTGGGGATACAAGTATCGGTATGCATATAAAGCATGTGCAAATCCCTATTAGACCTCTTTTAAAAGAACTGGGCTTTGCTCATGTGACGGCTCTTACAAGTAGGCCTAAATTAATCGGAGGTCAAAGGGCGACTTATTCAGTTTAACTTCCCTGAATGCATCTATAAACACCTTATATTATTTCTTTCTCTAAAGTAAGCTCTTTTTTGTAATATTTATCACAATTTGATAGAATAAGCGGGTAGGAATTTACTTATGAATTTGAAAGAATATGAGGAGAAAAGGATGAATAAGCGTAAGGTTTTAGCTATGACTTTTGCTGCGGGTTTACTAGTAGCAGGACTTGCAGGGTGTTCAAAAAAGGAAACAAGTGAAGGAGTTCTT
Proteins encoded:
- a CDS encoding PTS transporter subunit EIIC, giving the protein MDYKKIAEKVLAEVGGKSNITSVTHCVTRLRLILKDNDKVDYDALESIEGVKGVIFNSGQVQIIFGAGAVNQAYDEFVKLTGVKEVSLSQMKDEGVSNSGNKLQQGFKIFSDIFIPIIPAFIGAAMILGLRSLITTPGIFGMEGTLADKSVFLNDLASFFGIIATTFDYLPVLIMYSATKRFGGNPILGLLVGFVMIHPGLANRNDLASGALTPDSWHLFGLSVPMVGFQGGVFPAILTSWFLAKVEKLTSKYSPQALSYILVPTLTIILANLALFLVFGPLGNFVGAVLGGIIDFLYMKMGVFGAFVFAAALQPLTVTGTQHAIQGIEANLIATTGFNYIQPIWSVSIIAQGGGCIGMYLLFKKKSKDREIALSSFVPTLVGITEPAIFAVNLKYSIVPFVCSFIGAGFGGVVMKIFDVKAIGQGLTVLPGLTIANPVLPYILGNLVAFTLPIIFILSYDKYKQFIPEGKHKKSKNKNTKNSLQANKARKAVV
- a CDS encoding PTS fructose transporter subunit IIA, which codes for MRKILIASHGKLASGLLSSIELLAGIKDGIVAIDAYVDDNDFEKELNQFIDSVSNEDEIFIFTDLFGGSVNQKITKRCLEEGLAANIISGMNLPVILEVLLAGEDLTKEGLNEIVQRSQQELTVNILEDLNLVAEEDEEEVFF
- a CDS encoding PTS sugar transporter subunit IIB; protein product: MIKAVRIDERLIHGQVAMTWTKSLKLTGLVVASDEAANNDIQKMTLKMSAPSDVKVIIKNVDDAIKLLEDPRASQMNLMVLVPTVKDAVKVAKAFPTEVELMNVGNAGKMSGPSEEKVTLTKEVMLTQPELDSLKELVEIYPETVFQPTPAMEKHSAKAILSSH
- a CDS encoding PTS sugar transporter subunit IIC, giving the protein MYDAFVVALAVFVGVAGHEMFGMSMLSRPIVVAPLAGLLMGDIQTGLIIGASLEAIFMGVVNIGISSTAEPALAAGLATAFAIKMGGNVDAVIPIVFPLAVLGLQLLNMIFSFVCGPMATNFLKLAKEGDEKGIVKLHYVIWFVHYGLYALIPFFAVLFGANVVMTVLDSIPPVIMNGLTVAGNLLPAVGMAMLLRMLWSKNLAVWFFFGAVVMAYFELPLIAIAAIGTIIAIVMAQRDLQLKGMQASPAQQGQATTVSGNQEEEDFFQ
- a CDS encoding PTS system mannose/fructose/sorbose family transporter subunit IID, encoding MKLTEGISKDEKKLVRKMFWRSMTMYASVNPVTMGGGGFSYSMMPFINHFYKNEEDRVAALERHTQYFSTTVPCASFIMGIAASMEKENSEKEGFDVESINAIKTSLMGPLAGIGDSLFWGVWRVVSAGLAINLANAGNVLAPIIFLIMFNVPNYLTRYYGGILGYSLGSKYIEKLYANGLIEILTKAASILGLIMVGAMTISMVKFNTTLSFSMKGEELMSVQEILDSIFKGIIPLLVTLGCFKLLDKKVGIIKIIFGIVALGIILSLLKIA
- a CDS encoding glycoside hydrolase, which codes for MSFDVSNQKTLANFDAYGSLKMLTFYRENLLTEEKPGVWVNKQLSQTSNISLTLEVDGVIYDLSKPDHLVTADIIKDSLPRFIHSYPKFTVYLVPFAPITEGKRLSMLIEQVFIVNTSGKKIKAILRDIPLYQKKYSDQQNILIFNKASEKEIEPGESGEYSVALVDPNSYAQSESFKDADLNQWLNDTLDYFDGIYGDLKLEDEKLAHLYRRALYQSFSSFGMDSGSKMVGSNWGSYPATNRIWNKDMYYASLPFIFFDENLCQETILWFTKFGVKFPGSKFPGGINHSLSNSLSSALLSTLYFEYTSDLEFFKKHTHVLEVITNIIDTVISQKNEEDPFLFQSTWISDAFSLGKYHTGSNICLWKACQGVSKILLALDMKEKGIHYQKLADCLKNSILENMTTDGPFGRQFLEGIGDIEKDKYSIKHYQKPILEQGLIFLSDVIEDGQINLLMHDGEESDTTLIPFYQFLSQEDSIYKQTLEFTASKFNPTYSEDIEGITWGLESGATFPGFTTVLMSSLLEKDKFSRRLQELFNLADLDGSWWWWPYKLEASKGDVVRDFGCGKCAWASGIFVSTMLTQYFGLSFEQGALKINPVDYLEFTWKNLHIGKAYVSIECSRDYIEVLNLSETPLEIYSDSTVLNFKKDNSIKIRRKN
- a CDS encoding DUF2961 domain-containing protein, whose product is MSILNEITKFKKIQSRAITPENPTGEKGKAAMLPSSLGPSRKGRGAIPLKSGEETIIADITGPGIIKHMWMTIRDKTEFGSFVLRDLILRIYWDGSAEPAVESPLGDFFCNGFGERCDINSLPIVVNPTGGFNSYFEMPFNKSAKVTIENLHPKDMTSFFYTINYALVEELEDNTMYFHANWKRERITELQKDYKLIDNLQGQGYYVGTYLALTCLERYWWGEGEFKFYIDGDDDYPTVTSTGSEDYFGGAWAFHEYDEQGRPHAKNYCTPFLGYPFQSNRDATRDRFETGKLNAVHAFGDDALPMHGLYRWHLQDPICFSKDLTVTLQQIGNDDVRLFERQDDVSSVAYWYSTEASGEGKREFSERDRLPR
- a CDS encoding DUF308 domain-containing protein, whose translation is MFKSEKIGLIIAGIVFLILGFLTLGHPEHTFVAIIFMVGILNVINALVSIYIAYNTGSKEIRGREILNAFLSGIVGLIFLFSKETGADTIALMFAFWIIFISISNMTIAFSGLGIGGFTRILYVLIGVFGLYAGIGLLLNWGVSAASFIWFVGFFLIAQGVASIVSGFLIPSDD
- the truA gene encoding tRNA pseudouridine(38-40) synthase TruA; this translates as MTRYKTIISYDGTNFSGFQLQTKQEVRSIQGELEKVLKKINSGQEVTVYGSGRTDAGVHAIAQVVHFDLPGKRDPEKIRFALDTQGPEDIAVLSVEEVDEDFHARYNKHEKTYEYLVDTAKSRNPFKRNFMAHFRYPLDLERMQEAASYLLGQHDFTGFTASGTSVEDKVRTITQAEVSRVDAETIKFTFSANGFLYKQIRNMVGTLLKIGNNRMDIGQVEKILQSKDRNLAGPTAAPEGLYLKEVRYIDKD
- a CDS encoding bifunctional hydroxymethylpyrimidine kinase/phosphomethylpyrimidine kinase; translated protein: MEIKRALTIAGSDILSGGGLQVDLATMNNYSLFSFLVLTSIVTVDGESLMISEIDSNLFASQLDSLRDVHLDVIKVGLLPSQELLDLTADFLEFKKQEGTKIVVDPVLVFKESQDQKVISLAEQMNKRLLPVADLITPNLLEAESLAQMEIKNPSDMVEVAKKLYALGAKNVVVKGGTRLLEKEALDLFYDGADFYFLDKDIIKANNTGAGCAFSASIAANLALGKKALDAVKDAKDYVYQAIKNSNEYGVFGKHEN
- a CDS encoding ECF transporter S component — protein: MKIKKITFMAIYIALLVVISSFLLIPLPTSSGFITLLDAGIFLAALRLSSKTDVFLIGGLAAFLLDLLAGYPQWMIFSLLIHGFQGFIASYKPHKITFVLASAFMVLGYFLATLLIYNLPTALSGISTNILQNVAGILGALILNKIIDKVGIKWI
- a CDS encoding TIGR01440 family protein is translated as MDLNKLADETRLIIKDVIEKSAIKEGQLFVLGLSSSEVKGAHIGKDSSKEIGQVIVSVIYEELSSRGIFLGVQACEHLNRAILLEEEVALKNNFEIVSVLPSLHAGGSGQVAAYELFKNPVEVEYVQAFAGLDIGDTSIGMHIKHVQIPIRPLLKELGFAHVTALTSRPKLIGGQRATYSV